One genomic segment of Brassica napus cultivar Da-Ae chromosome A3, Da-Ae, whole genome shotgun sequence includes these proteins:
- the LOC106439212 gene encoding pentatricopeptide repeat-containing protein At3g09060-like yields MVVFPKSLSPKHVLKLLKSEKNPRAAFALFDTATRHPNYAHSAPVFHHILRRLAEARMVAQVSRVVDLIKSQECKCDEDVALSVIKTYGKNSMPDRALDVFQRMSEIFGCEPGIRSYNSLLSAFVEARQWPKVESLFAYIETAGLTPNLQTYNVLIKMSCKKKQFEKAKEILNWLWEEGLKPDVLSYSTVINEIVKAGDLDDALKVFDEMSERGVEADVTCYNILIDGFLKGRDHTKAMELWERLSEDASVYPNVKTHNIMISGLSKCGRVDDCLKIWERMKENEREKDLFTYSSMIHGLCGVGSVDKAESVFNELVESKVFIDVVTYNTMLDGFCRCGEIKKSLELWRVMEQKSSVNTVSYNILIKGLLEYGKIDEATMIWKLMPAKGYTADNITYGVYIHGLCVNGYVNKALEVMKEVESRGKHLDVYAYSSIINFLCKERRLEEASELLKEISKHGVEINSHVINGLMSGLIRESRLSDASFLLKEMAKNGCRPTVVSYNILIDGLRKAGKFSETSAVVRDMLENGWKPDLRTYSSLLSGLCHDGKINLAVDLWRQFLKTGQKPDVTMHNILIHGLCSVGKLDDAMKLAAEMERWSCVANLVTYNTLMEGCFVVRDVNSATVIWGYMYKKGWQPDVISYNIMLSGLCMCGRVGHAIEFFDDARSHGIAPTVVTWDILVRAVVNC; encoded by the coding sequence ATGGTCGTCTTCCCCAAATCCCTGTCCCCCAAACACGTCCTCAAGCTCCTAAAATCAGAGAAGAACCCTCGCGCCGCCTTCGCTCTCTTCGACACAGCGACTCGCCACCCAAACTACGCACACTCCGCCCCCGTCTTCCACCACATCCTCCGCCGGCTCGCGGAGGCTCGTATGGTCGCCCAAGTCTCCCGCGTCGTCGACCTCATCAAATCGCAAGAATGCAAGTGCGACGAGGACGTCGCGCTGTCCGTCATCAAAACATACGGAAAGAACTCGATGCCCGACCGAGCTCTCGACGTGTTCCAACGAATGTCGGAGATCTTCGGGTGCGAGCCTGGGATTCGATCTTACAACTCTCTGCTCAGCGCCTTCGTGGAGGCGAGACAGTGGCCTAAAGTCGAGTCCTTGTTTGCCTACATCGAAACAGCGGGGTTAACGCCTAATCTGCAGACGTATAATGTTTTGATTAAGATGTCGTGTAAGAAGAAACAGTTCGAGAAGGCGAAAGAGATTTTGAATTGGTTGTGGGAGGAGGGTTTGAAGCCAGACGTGTTAAGCTACAGCACTGTGATTAATGAGATTGTTAAAGCCGGAGACTTGGATGATGCACTGAAGGTGTTCGACGAAATGTCTGAGAGAGGAGTGGAAGCTGATGTAacttgttataatattttaatcgATGGGTTTCTCAAGGGGAGAGATCACACCAAGGCGATGGAGCTCTGGGAGAGATTGTCAGAGGATGCTTCTGTTTATCCCAATGTCAAGACTCACAACATAATGATTAGTGGGTTGAGCAAGTGCGGGAGGGTAGATGATTGCTTGAAGATATGGGAGAGGATGAAGGAGaacgagagagagaaagatttgTTTACTTATAGCAGTATGATACATGGACTGTGTGGGGTGGGGAGTGTTGATAAAGCTGAGAGTGTGTTTAACGAGTTGGTTGAAAGTAAGGTCTTTATAGATGTGGTGACATACAACACTATGCTCGATGGGTTTTGTCGTTGCGGGGAGATCAAGAAGAGTTTGGAGTTATGGAGAGTCATGGAGCAGAAGAGTTCAGTTAACACAGTGAGTTACAACATTTTGATAAAAGGGTTGTTGGAGTATGGTAAGATAGACGAAGCAACGATGATTTGGAAGCTTATGCCTGCGAAAGGATACACGGCGGATAATATAACGTATGGTGTTTATATACACGGGTTATGCGTGAATGGTTATGTAAATAAAGCCTTGGAGGTGATGAAAGAGGTCGAGAGCAGAGGTAAGCATCTGGATGTTTACGCGTATTCGTCGATTATAAACTTTTTATGCAAAGAGAGGAGACTAGAAGAAGCATCAGAGTTGTTGAAAGAGATAAGCAAGCACGGCGTGGAGATTAACTCTCATGTTATTAATGGATTAATGAGTGGGTTAATCCGAGAGTCAAGACTTAGTGATGCTTCTTTTTTGCTCAAAGAGATGGCGAAGAACGGTTGTCGTCCCACCGTTGTATCTTACAACATTCTCATCGACGGCTTGCGTAAAGCAGGAAAGTTTAGTGAAACATCAGCTGTTGTGAGGGACATGCTTGAAAACGGATGGAAACCAGATCTTAGAACATACAGTTCACTTCTGTCCGGTCTTTGCCACGATGGGAAGATCAATTTAGCGGTAGACCTGTGGCGCCAGTTTCTTAAAACGGGTCAAAAGCCTGATGTGACAATGCACAACATTCTGATCCATGGTCTGTGCTCTGTTGGGAAGCTTGATGATGCGATGAAACTCGCGGCGGAGATGGAGCGTTGGAGCTGCGTTGCGAATCTTGTGACTTACAACACGTTGATGGAAGGATGCTTCGTAGTCAGAGACGTTAACAGCGCGACAGTGATTTGGGGTTACATGTATAAGAAGGGGTGGCAACCTGATGTTATATCGTACAATATTATGCTGTCAGGGCTGTGTATGTGCGGCAGAGTTGGGCACGCTATTGAGTTCTTTGATGATGCTCGAAGCCATGGCATTGCCCCAACCGTTGTCACATGGGACATACTCGTTAGAGCTGTGGTGAATTGCTAA
- the LOC106439211 gene encoding phytochromobilin:ferredoxin oxidoreductase, chloroplastic, with protein MELRSSIGPCFKAANPPVRISKNTNLTLTRGSQRFSFRVSAVSYKDFAESALEETRKRVVLEPSPLQERYSSMTGLDGKTQLQMLAFKSPKIRLLRSMSIENETMQVFDFAGFMEPEYDTPIFCANFFTSANTNIVVLDLNPLQQLTDQTDYQDKYYKNIMSIYHKYDEIFPWGGKLTGESIKFFSPLVMWTRFSSSQEKHNALFSAFLEYYQAWLEMTIQVKEEMEPSQVRANREAQHKYLTWRAQKDPGHGLLRKLFGEEKAKELLRDFLFNGVNELGTKTFIDYFPEYQTEDGTVSDKRSIVGKSFETRPWDSNGLFIG; from the exons ATGGAGTTAAGATCTTCAATTGGGCCGTGCTTCAAGGCAGCAAACCCTCCTGTACGAATCTCTAAGAACACCAATCTCACGTTGACAAGGGGAAGTCAAAGATTCTCATTCAGAGTCTCTGCTGTTTCGTATAAGGACTTTGCGGAGTCTGCTCTGGAAGAAACCAGGAAGAGGGTCGTTCTTGAGCCTTCACCTCTCCAG GAAAGGTATAGTAGCATGACAGGACTTGATGGCAAAACACAACTTCAAATGCTTGCTTTCAAATCTCCAAAGATTAGACTCTTGCGGAGCATGTCCATTGAGAACGAGACAATGCAG GTGTTTGACTTTGCTGGTTTCATGGAGCCTGAGTATGATACGCCCATATTCTGTGCTAACTTCTTTACATCTGCCAACACCAACATAGTGGTGCT GGACCTGAATCCATTGCAGCAGTTGACTGACCAGACGGATTACCAAGACAAGTATTACAAAAACATAATGTCCATATACCACAAATATGATGAG ATTTTTCCATGGGGTGGTAAACTAACTGGTGAATCCATAAAGTTTTTTTCACCCTTGGTGATGTGGACTAGATTCTCGTCTAGCCAAGAGAAGCACAATGCTTTGTTCTCTGCGTTCCTCGAGTACTATCAG GCATGGCTTGAGATGACAATCCAAGTGAAGGAGGAGATGGAGCCGTCTCAGGTGAGAGCTAACCGTGAAGCACAGCACAAGTACCTTACATGGCGAGCACAAAAG GATCCTGGACATGGTCTTCTTAGAAAATTATTTGGTGAAGAAAAGGCAAAG GAGTTGCTGAGAGATTTCTTGTTCAATGGGGTGAATGAGTTGGGCACAAAGACATTCATTGATTACTTTCCAGAGTACCAAACAGAAGATGGAACCGTGAGTGACAAAAGAAGTATCGTTGGGAAGTCTTTTGAAACTCGGCCATGGGATTCAAATGGACTATTCATCGGCTAA
- the LOC106439216 gene encoding protein OCTOPUS, with amino-acid sequence MNPSTDPAAALAPPPQPPQPHRLSTSCDRHPEERFTGFCPSCLCERLSVLDQTNNTASSSRKPPAISAAALKALFKPSSNGNANGNGRVKPGFFPELRRTKSFSASKNSDGNGLSGAFEPQRRSCDVRQTSLSNLFSQDEQRNAPTTIPGGEVDDEPRRSSVQEPVLEVNDEEEAESDDLDEDYVEACDFEIVNDFDGDINGVKSEVNAVTSEVNGEIVEEREEKIEEVEVPEELKPMKDYIDLDSHSQTKKPSVRRSFWSAASVFSKKLQKWRQNQKLKKRRNSGDHRPGSARLPVEKPIGRQLRDTQSEIADYGYGRRSCDTDPRFSLDAGRFSLDAGRFSVDIGRISVDDPRYSFDEPRASWDGSLIGRTVFPAAARPPPPPSMLSVVEDAPVHRHVTRTDMQIPVEEPPPPPPQVVVNNTSNDVSDPVIIPGGSIQTRDYYTDSSSRRRKSLDRSSSIRKTVVADVDEPKPPVSSIDTYSGSLRDNNYGVETTDNGFLREPAITGERKVSSNDNNKKSRRWGKWSILGLIYRKSVNKYEEEEEEERYRRLNGGMVERSLSESWPELRNGGGGGGPRMMRSNSNVSWRSSGGGVGRKVNGLERNKSSRYSPKNGDNGMWKFYLAPMKGSRRMSVGGGAGGGGGGGWGNSHGHSITRSAMRMY; translated from the coding sequence ATGAATCCATCAACGGACCCCGCAGCAGCTCTAGCTCCGCCTCCACAACCACCGCAGCCCCACCGTCTCTCAACCTCATGCGACCGTCACCCGGAGGAGCGTTTCACCGGTTTCTGCCCTTCCTGCCTCTGCGAACGCCTCTCAGTCTTAGACCAAACCAACAACACCGCCTCCTCCTCCCGCAAACCTCCGGCCATCTCCGCCGCGGCTCTCAAAGCCCTCTTCAAACCCTCCTCCAACGGAAACGCCAACGGTAACGGCCGGGTTAAACCCGGTTTCTTCCCGGAGCTCCGCCGCACGAAATCTTTCTCTGCGTCCAAGAACAGCGACGGAAACGGACTCTCCGGCGCGTTTGAGCCGCAGCGGAGGTCTTGCGACGTCAGACAGACCTCTCTCTCGAACCTGTTTAGCCAAGACGAGCAGCGAAACGCTCCGACGACTATCCCCGGCGGCGAGGTTGACGACGAGCCGAGGAGGTCCAGCGTCCAGGAGCCTGTTCTGGAAGTTAACGACGAAGAGGAAGCTGAAAGCGACGATCTTGATGAAGACTACGTCGAAGCTTGCGACTTTGAGATTGTTAACGACTTCGACGGCGATATTAACGGCGTTAAAAGCGAGGTTAACGCCGTTACAAGCGAGGTTAACGGCGAGATTGTTGAAGAGAGGGAGGAGAAGATAGAGGAAGTCGAAGTCCCTGAGGAGCTGAAGCCAATGAAGGACTACATAGATCTTGATTCGCATTCACAAACCAAGAAGCCATCGGTACGACGTAGTTTCTGGTCAGCCGCCTCTGTCTTCAGCAAGAAGCTTCAGAAATGGAGGCAGAACCAGAAGCTAAAGAAGCGGCGCAACTCCGGCGACCACCGTCCCGGATCCGCTAGGCTACCGGTGGAGAAACCGATAGGGAGGCAGCTCCGGGACACGCAGTCGGAGATCGCCGACTACGGTTACGGCCGGAGGTCGTGCGACACCGATCCTAGATTCTCGCTCGACGCGGGAAGATTCTCTCTCGACGCCGGGAGATTCTCCGTCGATATCGGAAGGATCTCGGTTGATGATCCTCGGTACTCGTTCGACGAGCCGAGAGCTTCTTGGGACGGGTCTTTGATCGGACGGACAGTGTTTCCGGCGGCGGCGAGACCTCCTCCGCCGCCGTCTATGCTTTCGGTGGTGGAGGATGCGCCGGTGCACCGTCACGTGACCCGAACGGATATGCAGATTCCGGTAGAGGaaccacctccaccaccaccacaggTTGTGGTTAATAATACATCCAACGATGTGTCCGACCCGGTTATAATACCGGGCGGGTCAATTCAAACCCGGGACTACTACACTGACTCTTCCTCCCGGAGGCGGAAGAGTCTCGACAGGTCCAGCTCCATAAGGAAAACGGTTGTGGCGGATGTGGACGAGCCAAAGCCGCCAGTATCATCAATAGACACTTACTCTGGATCACTGAGGGACAACAACTACGGTGTGGAGACGACTGATAACGGTTTTCTCCGGGAACCGGCGATCACCGGCGAGAGGAAAGTGAGTAGTAATGATAACAACAAGAAGTCGAGACGGTGGGGGAAATGGAGCATCTTGGGGCTTATTTACAGGAAGAGTGTTAACAAGTacgaggaagaggaggaagaggagaggTATAGGAGGTTAAACGGCGGAATGGTGGAGAGATCGTTGTCGGAATCATGGCCTGAGCTGAGgaacggaggaggaggaggggggCCGAGGATGATGAGGAGTAACAGCAATGTGAGCTGGCGGAGCTCCGGGGGTGGAGTGGGGAGGAAAGTCAATGGGTTGGAGAGGAATAAAAGTTCAAGGTATTCGCCTAAGAATGGGGACAACGGAATGTGGAAATTTTATTTGGCGCCGATGAAAGGTAGCCGGAGAATGAGCGTTGGAGGAGGagctggtggtggtggtggcggtgggTGGGGGAATAGTCACGGCCATTCTATAACGAGGAGTGCTATGAGGATGTATTGA